The Acidimicrobiales bacterium DNA window AGGTCTACGACTACCTGCGACTCCTCTACGCCCGGATCGGCGTGCCCCACGACCCGGAGACCGGTGAACGCCTTGTACGCCAGACCCCACAGCAGATCGTGGACCGGGTTCTGGAGATGGAGGAGGGCACCCGGTTCCAGGTGCTGGCCCCGGTGGTCCGGGGCCGCAAGGGAACCTACGACACCCTGCTAGCCGACCTGGCAGCCCAGGGGTTCAGCCGGGCCGTCGTGGACGGAGAGGTCCACGAACTGGGCGACGACCTGGATCTGGCTCGTTACGAGATGCACACCATCCAGGTAGTAGTGGACCGTCTGGTCCTCAGAGACGGCCTAGAACGGCGCCTCACCGAGTCCATGGAGACCGCCCTGGCCCTAGCCGAGGGGGTAGCCGAGATCCAGGTGGTTCCCCGGGACGGAGAGGTTGACGAAGACGGGGAGCCGGTAGAACCCCGAACCATCGTGTTCAGCCAACACCTCTCGCGGCCCAGCGATGGAAAATCTTTTGAGGACCTGGCCCCCCGGAACTTCTCGTTCAACAGCCCCTACGGGGCCTGCACCCACTGCGACGGCCTGGGCACGGTGTTCGAGGTGGACGCCGAGCTGGTGGTGCCCAACCCTGACCTGAGCCTCGCCGAAGGGGCCATCGCCCCCTGGTCAGGGGGACGGAACCGGTACTTCGCCCGCCTTCTGGAGGCGGTGGCCGAAGACCAGGGCATCGATTCCGCCGTGCCGTGGCGGAAGCTGCCCGCCCGACATCGCAAGACGCTCATGGAGGGGGGTATCGGTGGCCGGGTCCAGGTCCGGTACCGCAACCGGTTCGGACGATCGCGGGTCTACTCGGCCAATTTCGAGGGCGTGATGCCCTACCTCAGGCGTCGGCACCAGGACGCCGAGACAGACGGCCAACGGGAACAGCTCGAGGGTTACATGCGTCAGGTGGCCTGCCCGGCATGTGCCGGGGCTCGTCTGAACCCCCTGTCATTGGCCGTGACCGTGGACGGCCACTCCCTGTCCGAGGTGTGTGGCCTCTCCATCGCCGAATCGGCCAAGGTACTCAGCGACCTCGAGCTATCTGACCGCGATGCCCTGATTGCCGAGCAGGTGCAGAAGGAGATCAACGCCCGCCTGGGGTTCCTGCTGGATGTGGGCCTCGACTACCTGAGCCTGTCACGCTCGGCTGCCACCCTGGCCGGCGGAGAAGCCCAACGAATCCGGTTGGCCTCGCAGATTGGGAGCGGGCTGGTCGGGGTGCTCTACGTGCTAGACGAACCGTCCATCGGCCTTCACCAACGGGACAACCGACGTCTCATCGAGACCCTAGAGCGCCTCAGGGACCTCGGGAACACGGTGATCGTGGTGGAGCACGACGAGGAGACCATCCGGGCAGCCGACCACGTGGTGGACATCGGGCCGGGTGCAGGCGAGCACGGGGGAGACATCGTCCACTCCGGCAACGTGGCTGGCCTCCTGAAGCGCTCAGGCTCGCTGACCGGCCAGTACCTCTCGGGAAAAAAGATGATCCCGGTGCCCCAGATCCGACGGTCGGCCGGTGGCGACCGCCTGCTGGTACGCGGTGCCCGGGAGAACAACCTGCGGGACCTGGACGTGGAGCTCCCCTTGGGGTGCTTTGTCGCTGTCACTGGAGTATCGGGGTCCGGGAAGTCCACCCTGATAAACGAAATCCTCCACAAGGCCCTGATGCAAAAGGTGTACCGGTCCAAGGTCCCACCGGGCCTCCACACGGCCCTGGAGGGAGTGGACGGGATCGACAAGGTCATCAACATCGATCAGACGCCCATTGGGCGGACACCCCGCTCCAATACCGCCACTTACACCGGCGTGTTCGACCACGTCCGGAAACTGTTCGCCCGGACCGAGGAGTCCCGGATTCGGGGGTATCAACCGGGTCGGTTCAGCTTCAACGTGAAGGGCGGCCGGTGTGATGCTTGCTCTGGCGACGGCACGTTGCGGATTGAGATGCACTTTCTGCCCGACGTATACGTCCCGTGCGAGGTGTGCCGGGGCCAGCGGTACAACCGCGACACACTGGATGTCCGGTTCAAGGGGCGGACCATCGCTGACGTGCTGGATATGCCATGTGACGAGGCCCTGGAGTTCTTCCAGAATCAGCCGTCCATCACGCGTCACATGCAGACGCTGGTCGACGTGGGTCTGGGCTACGTGCGGCTGGGACAGTCGGCACCCACCCTGTCGGGCGGTGAGGCCCAGCGGGTCAAGCTGGCCAGCGAGTTGGCCAAGCGACCCACCGGTCACACCGTCTACATCCTCGACGAGCCGACCACCGGCCTCCACTTTGAGGACGTCCGTAAGCTGTTGGGAGTCCTCAACCGGCTCGTTGACCAGGGCAACACGGTGATCGTGATCGAGCACAACCTGGACGTCGTGAAAACCGCCGACTGGTTGGTCGACCTGGGTCCGGAGGGCGGTGACGGCGGCGGGATGGTGGTAGCTACCGGCACTCCGGAGGAGGTAGCTACGGTTCCCGAGAGTCACACCGGGCGCTTCCTGGCCGGGATCTTGGGCTGATCAGCCGAACCACCGGGGCCGACGTTCAGGGTCACAGCGCCGAGAGATGACCCGACGGATCCCCGGTGGCGCTTTGGCCCCTACTCTCGGGGAATGGTCGAACGCCCATCGGCGGGCACGGTGCCCGATGCACCGGGCTCGTACCAATTCCGCGACTCCGAGGGCCGGATCCTCTACGTGGGCAAGGCGAAGAGCCTCCGGAACCGCCTGAACAGTTACTTCGGCCGTCGAGACCGCCTGGCCTCGCGGACGGCGAACATGCTGGACGAGGCGGCCACCGTGGAATGGATCCAGGTAACCAATGAGCTGGAGGCGCTCATGCTGGAGTTCAGCCTCATCCAAGAACACCACCCCCGCTTCAACGTGGACCTGAAAGATGACAAGTCGTACCCATTCCTGGCCGTCACCGTGGGGGACGAGTGGCCCCGGCCGATGGTCACCCGGGGGAAGCGTCGGCGGGGGGTGCGCTACTTCGGGCCCTACGGACACGCCGGGGCGATCCGGGAGACCCTGGACCTGGTGCTACGCACCTTCCCGGCCCGGACCTGCACCGACGCTAAGTTCCGCGAGCACCAGCGACTGGGTCGGCCATGTCTGCTCTTTCACATAGAGAAGTGCAGCGGCCCGTGCGTGGGCGAGATCACACACGAGGATTACTCCGAGATCGTCCGCGACCTACTGCGTTTCCTGGATGGCGACTCTGACGAGGTGGTGGCTCGTCTCCGCTCAGAGATGGCCGCGGCGGCCGATGCCCGAGAGTTCGAGGCAGCGGCCCGGTGGCGGGACCGACTGGCCAGCGTGCTACAGGCCCTTGAGAAGCAGCAGATGGTGACGTCCCGCAACGAGGACCTCGACGTA harbors:
- the uvrA gene encoding excinuclease ABC subunit UvrA produces the protein MSDRLIVKGAREHNLRNIDLNLPRDQLIVFTGISGSGKSSLAFDTIYAEGQRRYVESLSAYARQFLGQMDKPDVDFIEGLSPSISIDQKSASRNPRSTVGTITEVYDYLRLLYARIGVPHDPETGERLVRQTPQQIVDRVLEMEEGTRFQVLAPVVRGRKGTYDTLLADLAAQGFSRAVVDGEVHELGDDLDLARYEMHTIQVVVDRLVLRDGLERRLTESMETALALAEGVAEIQVVPRDGEVDEDGEPVEPRTIVFSQHLSRPSDGKSFEDLAPRNFSFNSPYGACTHCDGLGTVFEVDAELVVPNPDLSLAEGAIAPWSGGRNRYFARLLEAVAEDQGIDSAVPWRKLPARHRKTLMEGGIGGRVQVRYRNRFGRSRVYSANFEGVMPYLRRRHQDAETDGQREQLEGYMRQVACPACAGARLNPLSLAVTVDGHSLSEVCGLSIAESAKVLSDLELSDRDALIAEQVQKEINARLGFLLDVGLDYLSLSRSAATLAGGEAQRIRLASQIGSGLVGVLYVLDEPSIGLHQRDNRRLIETLERLRDLGNTVIVVEHDEETIRAADHVVDIGPGAGEHGGDIVHSGNVAGLLKRSGSLTGQYLSGKKMIPVPQIRRSAGGDRLLVRGARENNLRDLDVELPLGCFVAVTGVSGSGKSTLINEILHKALMQKVYRSKVPPGLHTALEGVDGIDKVINIDQTPIGRTPRSNTATYTGVFDHVRKLFARTEESRIRGYQPGRFSFNVKGGRCDACSGDGTLRIEMHFLPDVYVPCEVCRGQRYNRDTLDVRFKGRTIADVLDMPCDEALEFFQNQPSITRHMQTLVDVGLGYVRLGQSAPTLSGGEAQRVKLASELAKRPTGHTVYILDEPTTGLHFEDVRKLLGVLNRLVDQGNTVIVIEHNLDVVKTADWLVDLGPEGGDGGGMVVATGTPEEVATVPESHTGRFLAGILG